A single Lolium perenne isolate Kyuss_39 chromosome 6, Kyuss_2.0, whole genome shotgun sequence DNA region contains:
- the LOC127307041 gene encoding GDSL esterase/lipase At5g45910-like isoform X1, giving the protein MDHGLTLAIEGPQSQWRAEHASTTRLPYGETYVDKPTGGCSDGRIIMDNLAAQEFGMPLGDRSGLSHGANFPIIGATSLDKPYFEARGLDTVVRNSSALMTHIQWSCNLKPFFCNSTRGECQKLQGGETCSKYL; this is encoded by the exons ATGGACCATGGTCTGACTCTCGCCATTGAGGGGCCTCAAAGCCAATGGCGTGCTGAACATGCTTCCACCACCAGGCTGCCCTACGGAGAGACCTACGTCGACAAGCCCACCGGCGGCTGCTCCGACGGCCGCATCATCATGGACAACCTGG CAGCACAGGAATTCGGAATGCCGCTGGGCGACCGCTCAGGCCTCAGCCATGGGGCCAACTTCCCCATCATTGGCGCCACATCGCTTGACAAGCCCTACTTTGAGGCCAGGGGGCTTGACACAGTAGTCAGAAACTCCAGCGCCCTCATGACGCACATCCAGTGGTCATGTAACCTGAAGCCTTTCTTCTGCAACTCCACCAGGGGTGAATGTCAAAAGTTGCAG GGCGGAGAGACCTGCAGCAAATATCTCTGA
- the LOC127307041 gene encoding GDSL esterase/lipase At5g45910-like isoform X2 produces the protein MDHGLTLAIEGPQSQWRAEHASTTRLPYGETYVDKPTGGCSDGRIIMDNLAAQEFGMPLGDRSGLSHGANFPIIGATSLDKPYFEARGLDTVVRNSSALMTHIQWSCNLKPFFCNSTRGECQKLQICRW, from the exons ATGGACCATGGTCTGACTCTCGCCATTGAGGGGCCTCAAAGCCAATGGCGTGCTGAACATGCTTCCACCACCAGGCTGCCCTACGGAGAGACCTACGTCGACAAGCCCACCGGCGGCTGCTCCGACGGCCGCATCATCATGGACAACCTGG CAGCACAGGAATTCGGAATGCCGCTGGGCGACCGCTCAGGCCTCAGCCATGGGGCCAACTTCCCCATCATTGGCGCCACATCGCTTGACAAGCCCTACTTTGAGGCCAGGGGGCTTGACACAGTAGTCAGAAACTCCAGCGCCCTCATGACGCACATCCAGTGGTCATGTAACCTGAAGCCTTTCTTCTGCAACTCCACCAGGGGTGAATGTCAAAAGTTGCAG ATATGTAGGTGGTGA